CTGCCGCTTGCGGTCCTGAGCGACGCCTTCCGTGACGTCGGGGATCGGTGAGATCCCGGGTGGTGGCCTTTCCAGAAAGAGCAATTCCAGAAGGGGCAGCACCATCTACGCAGGCCAGATTCCCTGGGAATCCGATTAAGCGAACCCGCTAGCCACGACGGCGTTTCCTTGCCAACACGAGCTCCCTGCTCGTCGTCGTGGCGCGCTGATCGCGCCTGCGGTCTTTGACGGCGACTCCGGTGGTTCACACCAGGGCCTGCCTTCAAAAACGTGCCCGCACCGACTTACGCCGGTGCGGGACTTGAACTTCTTACTTGGTCGACACCGTCAGGGTCGACACTTCGACCGGCACGCCCACGCCCATGGTGGACGACAGCGCGACCTTCTGCAGGTACTGACCCTTGGCGGTCGACGGCTTGGCCTTCAGCAGGTCGTTGACCAGCGCGTTCAGGTTGTCCGCGAGCTGGGCAGCGTCGAAGCTGGCCTTGCCGATGGTGGCGTGGATGATGCCCGCCTTGTCGTTACGGAACTTCACCTGGCCGGCCTTGGCGTTCTTGACGGCCGTGGCGACGTCGGCGGTGACCGAGCCATCCTTCGGGTTCGGCATCAGGCCACGGGGGCCCAGCAGCTGACCGAGCTTACCGACCACGCGCATCGCGTCCGGCGTGGCGATGACGCGACCGAAGTCGAGATCGCCAGCCTGCATGCGCTCGGCCAGGTCGTCCATACCGACGGCGTCGGCACCGGCGGCCTTGGCGGCTTCGGCCTTCTCACCAGCCGGCACGAACACGGCGACCTTGACGGTCTTGCCGGTACCGTGCGGCAGCAGCGAGGAACCACGCACGCCCTGGTCGGACTTCTTGGCGTCGATGCCGAGACGGACGGAAACGTCCACGGACTCAGCGAACTTCGCCTTGGCGTTGTTCTTGACGATGGTCAGGGCTTCTTCCAGGCCATAGAGCTTGCCCGGCTGCACTGCGGCCTGGGCCGCCTTCATACGCTTCGTGATCTTTGCCATGTCTTAGCCCTCCACCACAAAGCCCATGCTGCGGGCGCTACCGGCAATGGTGCGCACCGCGGCGTCCAGATCAGCAGCCGTGAGATCCGGCTCCTTCTGCTTCGCAACGTCTTCCAGCTGCTTGCGGGTGATCTTGCCGACCTTGTCAGTGTTCGGCTTGGACGAACCCTTGGCGATGCCCGTGACCTTCTTGATCAGGATCGACGCCGGCGGGGTCTTGGTGATAAAGGTGAAGCTACGGTCCGAATAGGCCGTGATGATCACGGGGATCGGGAGACCCGGCTCCAGCTTCTGCGTGGCGGCATTGAACGCCTTGCAGAATTCCATGATGTTCAGGCCGCGCTGACCGAGCGCCGGACCGACCGGCGGCGACGGGTTGGCCTGACCGGCCTTGACCTGCAGCTTGATGTAGCCAACTACTTTCTTTGCCATTGGATTTTCCTCGCGAGTTCAAGCGCCTTGCGGCTCCTCGCAGTGTTGTCGTCCCTGAGAGAGGAAGGCCCGCTATCCCGCGGACCCAAAAACACGGACACGCCGGGGCTAAAATCCCAGCGTGAACCGCATACTATAGAGACTGATCAAGTTTTAAGCAAGCCCTGTGCCGGCGCCTGCCCTGGAGCCAGGTCAGGCCTTCTCGACCTGGCCAAACTCCAGCTCGACCGGGGTCGAGCGACCGAAAATGAGCACCGCGACGCGCAGGCGGCTCTTCTCGTAATTGACTTCCTCGACCACGCCGTTGAAGTCGTTGAACGGACCGTCGGTGACGCGAACCATCTCGCCCGGCTCGAACAGCACCTTGGGCTTGGGCTTCTCGACGCCTTCACGGACGCGACTGAGGATCGCATCGGCCTCGGAATCACGGATCGGGAGCGGACGATCGGCGGTACCGCCGATGAAACCCATGACCTTCGGGGTTTCCTTGACCAGATGCCAGCACTCGTCGTCGATGCGCGGCGCCTTGCCCTCGGTGTCCGTCTCAATCTGGACGAGAACGTAACCCGGGAAGAACTTGCGCTCGCTGCGACGCTTCTGGCCACTGCGCATTTCAATGACTTCTTCGGTCGGCACCAAGACTTCGCCGAACCTCTCTTCCATACCGGCGCGGCGGATACGCTCATCGAGCGAACGCTTCACCTGGTTTTCGAAGCCCGAATAGGCGTGCACCACATACCAACGCTTGCTCATGCCATCACCTCACGTACCGAGCTTGAGCAGCCAGTCGAGCACGACCGACTTCAGAATCAGATCGATCAGGCCCAGCAGCAGCGAGAGCACAACCACCACAACCATGATGATGCCGGTGGTCTTGAGCGTCTCGTCGCGGGTGGGCCAGACCACCTTGCGCAGTTCGAACTGCGATTCGCCGAGGAAAGCGCGCACCCGGCGGCCCGGTGCAGTGAACGCACCAATGGCCAGCGAGATGATCAGCGCAGCCAGCACGCCCAGCAGTCGGACCGACTGCGGAACCGAGCCGTCCGTGCCAAACCACGAATACGCAAAAATGCCGGCTGCCAGCACGATGAAGGCCAGCACCAGCTTGGCGATGTCGGCGCCATTGGCGCCCTTGGTCGGTTCTGCCTTCGTATTCATGCGACATGATCGGATGAGAGAGGCATCGACCGTTTTACGGCCTGCATGCCATCCACCATCCGTCGTGGATCCTCGGGAAGATGGCACGCCAGGAGGGACTCGAACCCCCAACCTGCGGTTTTGGAGACCGCTGCTCTGCCAATTGAGCTACTGGCGTATAAAAAAGGGTGAAGTCGCTCGCCTTGCCGCCACAAGGTGGCGCCTTTCGGCGCCTTTCCAAGAGCAGGGCCTCAGCCCCGCTCCGGATCCTTGCAGCCCGCAGTGCGGGCGACTTCCCAGTCTACAGCTTACTTGATGACCTTGGCCACCACGCCGGCGCCGACGGTACGGCCGCCTTCGCGAATGGCGAAGCGCAGGCCCTGGTCCATGGCGATCGGGTGGATCAGGGTGACAACCATCTTGATGTTGTCGCCCGGCATGACCATTTCCACGCCTTCCGGCAGCTCAATCGCGCCGGTCACGTCGGTCGTGCGGAAGTAGAACTGCGGGCGGTAGCCCTTGAAGAACGGGGTGTGACGGCCACCTTCGTCCTTCGACAGCACGTACACTTCGGCTTCGAAGTCGGTGTGCGGGGTGATCGTGCCCGGCTTGGCCAGCACCTGGCCACGCTCGACGTCGTCACGCTTCAGGCCGCGGAGCAGCAGACCGGCGTTGTCGCCTGCCTGACCCTGATCCAGCAGCTTGCGGAACATTTCCACGCCCGTGACGGTGGTCTTCTGGGTCGGGCGGATGCCGACCACTTCGACTTCGTCACCGACCTTGATGATGCCGCGTTCGATACGACCGGTCACCACGGTGCCGCGGCCCGAGATCGAGAACACGTCTTCCACCGGCATCAGGAACGGCTGGTCGATCGCACGCTGCGGTTCCGGGATGTAGGTGTCCAGGGCGTCAACGAGGGCGATGATCGCCGGCACGCCGATTTCCGACTGGTCGCCTTCCAGCGCCAGCTTGGCCGAACCCTTGATGATCGGGGTGTCGTCGCCCGGGAAGTCGTACTTGGAGAGCAGCTCGCGCACTTCCATTTCGACCAGCTCGAGCAGCTCGGCGTCGTCCACCATGTCGGCCTTGTTCAGGAACACGACGATGTAGGGCACGCCCACCTGACGCGACAGCAGGATGTGTTCGCGCGTCTGCGGCATCGGGCCGTCAGCGGCCGAGCACACCAGGATCGCGCCGTCCATCTGCGCCGCGCCCGTGATCATGTTCTTCACGTAGTCGGCGTGGCCCGGGCAGTCCACGTGTGCGTAGTGGCGGCTCGGCGATTCGTATTCGACGTGTGCGGTCGAAATCGTGATACCACGGGCCTTTTCTTCCGGCGCCGCGTCAATCGCGTCATACGCCTTGAATTCGCCACCGAAGCGCTCAGCGCCGACCTTGGTCAGTGCAGCCGTCAGCGTCGTCTTGCCGTGGTCCACGTGACCAATCGTGCCGACGTTGACGTGCGGCTTGGTGCGTTCGAATTTACCCTTTGCCATACGCCTAAAACCCCGATGGAGTCGAATTGATGAAAAGTGGAGATAAAACCCGCGGACCGCGGTGAGATGGTGCTCATGACTGGAATCGAACCAGCGACCTCTTCCTTACCAAGGAAGTGCTCTACCGACTGAGCTACATGAGCACAACAACAAGACAAACGAGAGCCAATGGAGCGGAAGGCGGGAATCGAACCCGCGTAATCAGTTTGGAAAACTGATGTTCTACCATTGAACTACTCCCGCCCTGCGCGGAACTCGTCTGGTGGAGGGAGGTGGATTCGAACCACCGAAGGCGTAAGCCAGCAGATTTACAGTCTGCCCCCGTTGGCCGCTTGGGTATCCCTCCAACAAAGAACGGCTATTATGTGGATCGAGCCGGGGGTCGTCAACACCTATCGAGGAAAAATTGACGTTTTCCCGCGATTTTTTTCACGGGTCAGAAGTATCCCTCAGAGATCTTCCGCCACGTGCGCGTCAACAAGCTGCTCCATCTCCTTGGAAAGATTCATGAGCTTCATGGCCTGCTCCTGCAACTGGCGCTCGCGGTCATCGCGCGGCTGCCAGGCCGGCACCGGCGTGGGCTTGCCTTCCGGCGCATCGAGCGCCACGAAGACCATCACGCAACTGGTCGCCAGGCGATGTTCGTCGCTGCGCAGGTCGCGCGCAAGTACATCCACCGCCATGTGCATGCTGGAACGGCCCGTGTGGATCAGACGCGCGCGCACGGTGACCAGGTCACCGATCAGGATGGGCTTCACGAACTGGATGCCACTGACCGACGCGGTGACGCAATAAGCCCCGCTCCATGCGACAGCACAGGCGTAACCCGCCTGGTCAATCCACTTCATCACCATGCCGCCGTGCACCTTGCCGCCGAAATTCACGTCGGTCGGCTGGGCCAGGAAACGGAAATTCACTTCGTGTTGCTTGCCGGGCATGGATGAGGGACTCGTGGAAAGACAGGTGGAGGATTATGCGCCGTCACCGACATCGGGGACACCGCCGCCCCTCCATCACGGACGAAGTTTTCGGGCCACTCGGCGGCCCCCGTCGTCACTGACATGCAAGCAGAACGGCTGCACCATGCAATCACGACTTGCCCTGGCGCCGCCATGAAACCCCTCGCCATCCCACGCCTTGCCGGCCTGCTGCCCCTCCTGCTTCTGGTGGCCTGCCATGACACACGCCCGGACACACCATCGGCCCGCCCGCCCCTCATCGTTGCGCATCGCGGCGGCACGGCGGACGCGCCCGAGAACACCCTTGAAGCGATTCGCCTGGCGCTGAGCCACCGGGCCGACGCGCTGTGGCTGAGCGTGCAGCTGAGCGCGGATGGGGTGCCGTTGCTGTATCGCCCGGCGGACCTCAGCGCCCTGACCAACGGCGCCGGCCCGGTAGCGCAGCTCAATGCCGCGCAGCTGGCAGAACTCAATGCGGGCTGGCAGTTCCGGGACGCTCTGGGCAACCTGCCCTATCGGCAGCACCCCGTCGGCATCCCCACCCTGCGTGAAGCGTTGCGTGCCATCCCGGCCGACATCACGGTGATTCTCGACATGAAGGCCTTGCCGGCCGAACCCCAGGCCGAGGCAGTTGCACGGGTACTCACGGAGGAGCAGGCCTGGGCCCGCGTCACGCTGTATTCCACCGATGCGGCTTACCAGACTGCATTCTCCCGCTACCCGCAGGCCCGCCTGTTCGAAAGCCGTGATGTCACCCGCCAACGCCTGCTCGATGTGCTACTGGCCGACCGGTGCGATAACGCACCAGATCCGCGAGCCCCCGCCGCCTTCGAGTGGCGTCGCGACGTGAGCGTGGTGGAGACCTTCACGCTGGGCGAGGCCCGCTCGAAGGTCGCTGCCAACTTCTGGACACCCGCCACGGCCCACTGCTTCCACCGACACCCCACGCAGTGGCTGCTGGCCATCGGAGTGAACAGCG
The nucleotide sequence above comes from Dyella telluris. Encoded proteins:
- a CDS encoding acyl-CoA thioesterase; protein product: MPGKQHEVNFRFLAQPTDVNFGGKVHGGMVMKWIDQAGYACAVAWSGAYCVTASVSGIQFVKPILIGDLVTVRARLIHTGRSSMHMAVDVLARDLRSDEHRLATSCVMVFVALDAPEGKPTPVPAWQPRDDRERQLQEQAMKLMNLSKEMEQLVDAHVAEDL
- the rplK gene encoding 50S ribosomal protein L11, which encodes MAKKVVGYIKLQVKAGQANPSPPVGPALGQRGLNIMEFCKAFNAATQKLEPGLPIPVIITAYSDRSFTFITKTPPASILIKKVTGIAKGSSKPNTDKVGKITRKQLEDVAKQKEPDLTAADLDAAVRTIAGSARSMGFVVEG
- a CDS encoding glycerophosphodiester phosphodiesterase family protein, with the translated sequence MKPLAIPRLAGLLPLLLLVACHDTRPDTPSARPPLIVAHRGGTADAPENTLEAIRLALSHRADALWLSVQLSADGVPLLYRPADLSALTNGAGPVAQLNAAQLAELNAGWQFRDALGNLPYRQHPVGIPTLREALRAIPADITVILDMKALPAEPQAEAVARVLTEEQAWARVTLYSTDAAYQTAFSRYPQARLFESRDVTRQRLLDVLLADRCDNAPDPRAPAAFEWRRDVSVVETFTLGEARSKVAANFWTPATAHCFHRHPTQWLLAIGVNSAADYRAAACLGLDAVLVDSPAALMPAREAWARGDRTCPADVSSTR
- the nusG gene encoding transcription termination/antitermination protein NusG produces the protein MSKRWYVVHAYSGFENQVKRSLDERIRRAGMEERFGEVLVPTEEVIEMRSGQKRRSERKFFPGYVLVQIETDTEGKAPRIDDECWHLVKETPKVMGFIGGTADRPLPIRDSEADAILSRVREGVEKPKPKVLFEPGEMVRVTDGPFNDFNGVVEEVNYEKSRLRVAVLIFGRSTPVELEFGQVEKA
- the tuf gene encoding elongation factor Tu, translated to MAKGKFERTKPHVNVGTIGHVDHGKTTLTAALTKVGAERFGGEFKAYDAIDAAPEEKARGITISTAHVEYESPSRHYAHVDCPGHADYVKNMITGAAQMDGAILVCSAADGPMPQTREHILLSRQVGVPYIVVFLNKADMVDDAELLELVEMEVRELLSKYDFPGDDTPIIKGSAKLALEGDQSEIGVPAIIALVDALDTYIPEPQRAIDQPFLMPVEDVFSISGRGTVVTGRIERGIIKVGDEVEVVGIRPTQKTTVTGVEMFRKLLDQGQAGDNAGLLLRGLKRDDVERGQVLAKPGTITPHTDFEAEVYVLSKDEGGRHTPFFKGYRPQFYFRTTDVTGAIELPEGVEMVMPGDNIKMVVTLIHPIAMDQGLRFAIREGGRTVGAGVVAKVIK
- the rplA gene encoding 50S ribosomal protein L1; this encodes MAKITKRMKAAQAAVQPGKLYGLEEALTIVKNNAKAKFAESVDVSVRLGIDAKKSDQGVRGSSLLPHGTGKTVKVAVFVPAGEKAEAAKAAGADAVGMDDLAERMQAGDLDFGRVIATPDAMRVVGKLGQLLGPRGLMPNPKDGSVTADVATAVKNAKAGQVKFRNDKAGIIHATIGKASFDAAQLADNLNALVNDLLKAKPSTAKGQYLQKVALSSTMGVGVPVEVSTLTVSTK
- the secE gene encoding preprotein translocase subunit SecE, giving the protein MNTKAEPTKGANGADIAKLVLAFIVLAAGIFAYSWFGTDGSVPQSVRLLGVLAALIISLAIGAFTAPGRRVRAFLGESQFELRKVVWPTRDETLKTTGIIMVVVVVLSLLLGLIDLILKSVVLDWLLKLGT